Genomic segment of Gopherus flavomarginatus isolate rGopFla2 chromosome 2, rGopFla2.mat.asm, whole genome shotgun sequence:
GCTGGCACCAGGACTgggcagccagcagcagcgcccTGGGGACGGGGGCTTTGCATACGTGCAGCCCggccaggctcatggggccctgTTAGTCTCCATGCCACAGGCCTCAACCTGTCACCTGGGCCACCTCCCCCAGTGGAGTTCCCTGGGGCGGCCCCCAACCCTGACGGGATCCCGCCCTGGTCCCCCGGAGCTCCACAACAGAGATTTTGCTGTAGCCCGTCATTCACCGAGGACGTTCTGCCAGGAGCCAGGCTGTGCTGGgagtggcgggggtggggggagtcattGTAGAGCCTGGGGCTGTGTTGGTATTACTGTAGAGTCAGGTTGGGTGTTCACGGGCTGGGCTGCGCAGTGGAGCTGGGGGCCGTGGGGtggctgggctgtgtgtgtggggaagggcGGGGGTCCATGCTGTGGCATTGGGTTTgggactgggatggggggggcgtGGTATGGGGGGAGCCTTGCAGTGGCACTGGGGAGgctttgcagtggcattgggggggtctgggcaggggtctGTGGCATGGGGGGGCTGGGCAATTGCACTGCGGAGGAGGCATACCGTggcgggggggctgggcaggggggccgtGCCATTGCAGTGGGGTGGCCGGGCTGTGCAGGGGTGTCCATGCTGTGACGttgggtttgggggctgggcaggggggggCGTGATATGGGAGGGGCTCGGCAGTGGCACTGGAGGGGGGGTgtcttgcagtggcattggggtGACTGGGCAGGGGACCGTGGCATGGGGAGGCTAGGCAGTGGCACTGGGGGGGGTGTACCGtggcgaggggactgggcagggggCCGTACCATGGCGCCAGCAGACAGGCTGTGCTGCGATCCTGGGGCTGCATTGCATTGGCGGTGAGTGCAGGGCTGTGAGGACTGGCGGGGACTGCTGGGGGTGCATTGGGGTCCAGCCCCGAGTGGGTCATGGCAGCTGGGCTTTGCTGCCTGGCTAAAAGGTGCCCCTTCGCTACTAATCGCTATATGATGGGCCCACAACACCTTATCTCCAATCGATTTCCTCCCTGGGACGCTGCAGCGTGTTTGCTCCCAGCTGGCCGCTGTCATTGGCTCGTACCGTTGGAAAGTGGGCGAGCTTATCGGGGCTGGTTATTTGCCAGTGCACAGTGACGCACACATGGCTCACAACTGGGGGTGCCCAGGCCCATTGCATGCGCCTGGCCAGGGCCCCCTGTCCCCCTGCCTTGGCATGGCCAACACCATGAGGCCCAAACAGTGTACCAAGGTGACCCACCAACTACAGTCTGTCTTTTTTGCAGTTCACCCAGGGGCCAAATTGTTTGTGGGGAGGCACCTAAAGTCAGGccaatctcctcctccaccactgCCTCGCCCTCCTGGCACCTGCCGCAGCACCTTCTGCCCTGGCATCGCCACCTTAATCCCTCCCGGGGGGTGGAACAGTAGCCTGCCCCGCCCTCACCCTGCAGTGGGAGCTCCTGTCCTAGGGCTGTGgccagctcccccccagcactATTGTACATGACGGAGGGGCggccaggccaaatctgagtggcatTGTAACCCCCTGCACCAGTTTGCAATGCGTGGAACTGAGAGGAAAGCCCAACCCCACGGGAAAAGAGCTGCAGTGGGGCTGGCTTGTATGACAACAGCCTCCCCCTCTGACCCACTCCAAAGtactcaccccaccccactccccagggGCTACCGCACCCAGGCCCGTGGCTGCAGAGTCAGATTCTGGCCAGCCTGTGGTTGGTGCACTAGGAGCAGGAGACCCGTCTTTACATGGGAATGTTACCTGCTTGCACAAGTGTGCACACATCCCTTAGTGCAAGGGCTGTGTCAGTATTTCAACTGGACACAGTGTgcagctcacctccacccccCAGTGCACCTCACAGCaagcctgactccagctctgagtgcaggcctggccagcccagcccagccccctcgggGCAGCCCATACACACCCTGCAGGCAGCGCTGTGCCCAAGAGGGGCTGGACAAGCCAGCCAAGGGCCTAGCACGGACGACCGCACACGTGCCCACACACGCTGCTCTGCGCACGCCCGCTTGTGACCTGTGCACAGGGCGGATGGAGGCCGTGTGCAGGCTGGAGTGGCAGTAAACACTCCTTTGCTATTGACACAGCATCAATCGTGTGGCCGCGACAGGTGAATGGGCTTTCACTCACCGCCCCAAGATAAATGGTATTTATTTGCTGCTAATATGTTCCAACAAGAGGCCTAACGAGCGACTTTTGAACTGGTGCCTCACGCAGTAGCTCAGGGTACGCTGAGCACCCGAGAGCTACCTGCTGCAAAGAAACCTGGAGCTCCCCTCCCGCTCCAGGGTGCTGACCATGCTCCCCACAGCATCCCGGCTCGGAGAGGCTGGTGTACAACAGTGTCTCTGCAGCTGTTGGCCTAACCTCTCACCTAGGACTGGTCATGCTGCTCCTGGTCTGTCTGGGCGGCTCCCTAGCACCCCTTGGCCATCGCCCTTTACTGCTGGGCTGGGTCTCCATGGCTCAGGGCAGCAGCACCCACAGCATTAGTGCCTGTGCATGAACAGTGCCACAGCAACCGCCACTGGCCCGGCCTCGGCTTCAAACCCCGCCTGCCGCAGTACCCACCCTGCATGGAGCTGCGCGGGGCGGGTGCGACTGAGCCAGGGAGCCGCGTGGGTTTGGTGCTTCTGGGCCAGTGACCGGCACCGACTCAGGCGTGAGCAAGGTGACGGCACGCAGGGCCTGCTGAGTCCatggggcagagagcagggctgggctaatGAGGAAAGATGGGGCAACGCCCCAGGTCAAACttcaaattaattaattaattaataatgtaCCCACAAGAATCTAGTGCTGGCGGCTCCAGGACTGCGCCCTTCCTCGCAGCAGTGCTGTCAGGACTGCGTGCCAGCGTCACCATGGCAGTGCCAGCATCTttttggctgctccccagtgagtGTCCCCAGCGCCTCCCCCCAGTTGTGTTCTGAGCTGAGGCCCAGGCCAGCTATCTCTCGGTGCAGCCCCTGCAGGGACCCTTTGCTCAGTGCAGGGTAAAATGGGTTACAGCTtaaccctccccccctccccaccatcacCAGGCAGCCTAGCCGTCAACACTCTGCTACCGCCCCAGCCAGCTGCAGCCACGGACACGCCGCAGTCAAATAACTGCCCAGATGCACGGGGGGCTGGGACCTTTATTTCATCACTGCTCATGGCCCAGCAAGGTCTGTAACACCAACAGCCCGGGACATGCTGGAGCCCGGCTCCCTTCTGCCCAGGTTGGAGGCAGCCCCCTCCCAGCGTGGGGCAGTGACAGAGGCAGAGCCCCCCTTTCCCATTCGCAGCCTGGCTCTATGGCCCAAGGCTGCGCTGGCAGCTCCTGTGGGGTCAGGGCTGCTCCTGTCCCCTCACAACTCAGCCGGGGAGGAGGCAGGCTCCAGGACCCTGTACCTCAAGGCTCGACCCCTCCCGCTCagagcagcccctgccagctcaggCGCTGCTCTGCGTGTCTGTGGCTCTGAGCAGCCAGCGTGCAGGCTGGTGCACAGGCATCTTGGGCATGGGGCCAGTGCCAGGCACTGCAGGGGGCCGGGGGCTCAGCCGCTGTGGGTTCCCAGGCTGAGCACCGAGAAGGCAGCCCGGTGCTTCCTCAGCAGCAGACGGATCTTCTCGTCGTCCGAGTCGGGGTCTAGGGGCTTGTTGTATTCGTCGTCCTCAGTCTCAGAGGCGGCCCGTTCGCCCGCCGCCCGCTGTGAGGAGGACGAGGGCTCTAGCGCGCTCTTCTTCCGCCACTTGGTCCGTCGGTTCTGGAACCACACCTGGCCCGGGATGGGGAGTGCATTAGGGCTGCACTGAGCTGATGGGCTCCcatcccagctccctgctgctgggggcTGACCAGCCCCCGCTGCCCTGGCCAGGCCCCTCAGTGCCCAGTGAACCAGTGCCCCACACAGGCCAGTTTGCTTAAGGATCCAGCCTGGCCCTGAGGGGGCTCGGGTCAGTTTCCACTGGCCCCTTTAACAAGACAGCCCTGGGCAGCCCGGCCCCTGAGTCCCAGCACTGGCCCCGGGCCCTCACTCACCTTCACCTGCGACTCGGTCATGCCAAGGGAATAGGCCAGACGTGCCCGCTCAGGCCCTGCCAGGTACTTGGTCTGCTCGAAGGTTTTCTCCAGCGCAAAGATCTGGTGGCCGGTGAAAGTGGGGCGCGTGTGCTTCTTCTTGTGGATGCTGTCGGCCAGGTGAGCCGGGGCTGGCGGAGGGAGAGGACCggtcagtgcaggggactggtgcACCTACTGCCCCAGAGGGTGTAGCTGGGCAGGACGTGAGGAGCCCTAACGGAGCCCAGGGGAGTTgtgcctccagccccctcctgagGCTAAC
This window contains:
- the NKX6-3 gene encoding homeobox protein Nkx-6.3, coding for MDSNLQGTFLLNSPSLAPFPEAKAPMCQYAVQNSFYKLSPPGLSAQLAAGTPHGITDILSRPNSSLLSAYPHTGGFNGLGSQPVYYGPQVGPFAKVGSDYPSRGRDSWADPGQDWRGGRPCGSAPAHLADSIHKKKHTRPTFTGHQIFALEKTFEQTKYLAGPERARLAYSLGMTESQVKVWFQNRRTKWRKKSALEPSSSSQRAAGERAASETEDDEYNKPLDPDSDDEKIRLLLRKHRAAFSVLSLGTHSG